In Maribacter dokdonensis DSW-8, the DNA window GGAATTGGATTTACAGATTTGAATGAAAAAATAAAAAATTGGGCTTTGAAAAAAAGCGAAAAAAATGATACCGGAAAATAAAAACGTGTAACAACAATTTACTGAGAATCAAACTTAAGACGTGTATAATTCATTGCTAGTTATAGCCTACTTACGAAAATCCTCGCAGATTTTCTATTCGGTTTTTATTTGCTAAATTACGTGCTAAACCACGCAACAAACCATATACAACAACGTTGTAAACAATTTAAAGAAATATAAATATGAGTTATGATTTGATGGTATTCAACCCTAAAGTTGCACCAAAATCAGAACCCGAATTTTTGGAGTGGTATAAGAAACAAGCAGAATGGGAAGAAGACCATGATTATGATGACGTTAAAGTAAGTTCTGATGAGTTACGGAATTGGTTTACGGAAATGATAGAAGAATTTCCAGCCATGAATGGACCTCATTCTCCTCCTGATAGAGACGAACTAATGGACAATGGTGATGATACTATTACAGACCATTGTATAGGCAAAGACGTAATCTACTCTGCGTTTGCATGGTCTGTCGCTGAAAAAGCTTATCCAAAAATGTTGGAACTAGCGAAAAAACATAAAGTGGGATTTTTTGACGCAAGCGGAAATGGTATTATTATGTTTCCAAATGAAAATGGGATTTTAGAGTCAATTAGTAAAAAAGACTCAAAACCTTGGTGGAAATTCTGGTAGTAAAAAACTGTTTACAAAAAAACCTCTAAACAATACCAACTTAGGTTCTAAACGCTAAGGTCTGAGTATATTTATAATGTCGCGAAATCTTTGGGATTTCGCTTGACACAAGAAAAAATAAAACCAAACAATAAGCTTTAGTTTCGTGTTGTAACGCAATGGGAATCGCTTCTCTAAAACCGCACTACGCTTAGTTAAACCGTTGGCAACAATATGAAAAAACTTATTATTCTTTGTTTATTATTAACTGGATTGACTTCCTGTGGGCAGGATTTGAAGTGTGCAGACTTTAAAAACGGAACATTTATGACTCCGGGAATTTCAAATTTTCCGTACCAAGGAACAATTATTCGGAGCAATGGCAAGCAAATAGAGTGGTCTACTCAAAGTTCGGACACAACATATATCAACATCAAGTATTTGGACGACTGCAACTACGTAATGACCTACAATACGGAATTAAATGAATTAGACGAATTGGAAAGATTAATAAATGATTCGGGTGGTGTTCAAGTAAAGGTTCTGGAAATAAAAGGAGACACTCTATTTTTTAATGGTCTTTTACAAAACGACACTCTTCGATTTGAACAGCCAGGCCTGATGATTAAACTGGAATAAATACTATTGCCAACACAGCCTAAACGTAATGCGGACTTTAGGGCAAAACGAAAGGTCTGTGTATATTTATAAAGTCGCTAGATTGAAAATTACACCTGAGAGAAATATTCAAATTTAGTTTTGGAAAAAAGAAAATGGCAATTAAGCTAGGAGCTTTAGCCTCATGCGTAGACGGAAGATAAGTACAAAAACACCTACTACTATTCATAAATTAACCGCATTACAAATTCTAAGAACTTAAGAATTAATGAAAAGGACATTAAATGATTTAACTAAAGAGGATTGGAATACACTTTTTCCGATAGCATTGGTGGACCATAATCCTGAATGGAAAAACATTTTTGAAAACGAGAAAAAACGGATTTTAGATAAGGTTGGTAATGAAAAGATTTTACGTATGGAGCATTTTGGGAGTTCATCAATTCCTTCGATAAAATCCAAACCATATATTGATATAATGATTGAAATACCTAAAGCATATTTGTTTGATGAAAATTTAATTGAAGAATTTACGCAGTTGGGCTACGCTCATTTTAAAGTGCCAGCAAGAGAAGATATAGAGGAATATTCATCATTTGGAAAAGGATATAATCTGGACGGCAAAAAGGAACAAATTTTCCATATTCATATGTGCCCGAAAGATAATGTGATGTGGAAACAAATAGATTTTCGAGACTATCTGAATACCAATAAAAAACGAGCGAAAGAGTACGAAAATCTGAAACTTGAGCTAGCCTCTAAATTTAAAAATGATAGAGGTTCTTATGTATTGGGAAAAACCGATTTTATTAAAGAAACATTAGAGTTGATAGGGAACAACTAAGTGTGCAACGATCAATAAACTCTACGAAGGCAGGTTGAACTAAAATAAAATCCATTCCGTATCAATGAAGTATACTCTAAACTTAAAGTAAACCTAGTTTAACTACTTACTTAATAAAGAAAAATAACTGTAAAGTCCATAAACTTAACTTATAAATGATACAATTCTTCTTAAGGCTCAAACATTGGCAACTCTTCATTGTAATGTTAGGTCTTCCCATAATATATCAATTGTACTTCATATTTGAAATTTTCGGAAGTCGTACACATCCAATGGAATTAGTAGGAGAAGAAGGTGTTACCCAAGTGCTTAATGAGCGTTATTTTCATTTTGATTTTTTACCTTATGTACTAACCTTGTTTAGTCTAGTGTTTTTTGGTTGGTTTTGGTCAATAGCAATTGGACTTCAAAAAAACATACCTGTCGATATTGAAATGAAGGTTAAGAGGTTTAAAGCCTTTTTCATAATTCCATTGGTCTATACTATTGTTTTTATGATGTTTATAGGCGGTCTTTTTTCTGGGATGTTTACTTATGGTTTTTCAAATAGTACTTGGTTCTTAGTTATTATTCTGCCACTTCATTTATTTTCAATGTTCTGTATTTTCCATACTATATATTTCGTGGCTAAAACAATAAGAACCGCAGAGCTTCAAAGAGTTGTAACTTTTGGCGATTTCGCTGGAGAGTTTTTTCTGCTCTGGTTCTATATCATTGGCATTTGGATTATTCAACCAAAAGTAAATAGGTTAAATCCTGAATAACACAGCCTTGTATTATACGTCGGAATTCAAATTTCACATGGTTTTTTAGACTTTATTTTAAAGCTGTTGGGCTTTTCCATATGAGCGTAAAGTAACCAAATCAGCTAATACTAATTGGTCACTAATGTTCAGTGTTAGTAACTTATCTTTATGTTTTAGAAAAGTATATGCTATCCTTGACTGTTTTAAACTTGCTTTTCGGTAAGCGGGATTATGGTATCACTGAATTGAAAATTAGAAGTGAACGAAACAATCAAAATTTGGCTTAGTAAAAAAATAATTTTAAATCAGCCTGTTAGGAATCTTGTGCAGTATTTTTGAAAACACTTGGATTGGAGATTGATAGCCATTATTCATATAAAATAAATAGTCTACTATTTTAACCAAGTATGATTTTGGTACGGAATGAAAAATAAAATGAAAAAGCATATTTTAATTTTAGCGGTATTACTATTTATTTCCTGCGCAGATAAATCAACACCAAAACAGACTGTGCAACAGGTGAAAGCCAATGCTATAGAAGAAACCGCTATTGTGGTTCTTGGCAATGTTCAAGATGCCGGGTCGCCCCAAATTGCTTGTAAAAAAGAATGCTGCGCTGATTTGTTTGAACATCCAGATTCTCAGAGAAGGGTGGTGTCATTAGGCTTGGTAGACGCTGAACATCATAAGTCCTACATGTTTGAAGCTACCCCGGACATTGCCCAACAAATGAAAATGCTAACTCAATTTAATGCAAAGGGCACTAATGAGGTAGTAAACGGAATTTTCTTGACCCACGCACATATTGGTCATTACACAGGTTTAATGTATTTAGGTAAGGAGGCAATGGATGCCCGTGAAACTCCGGTCTATGTTATGCCTAAAATGGAAGATTTCCTTTTGAACAATGGACCTTGGGATCAGCTTGTAAAAAGAAAAAATGTGCAACTGCATAAAATGGTTGAACAGGTTGCTATACAACTATCTGATAAAATAAGTGTAACTCCCATAGTGGTACCACATAGAGATGAGTATTCAGAAACGGTGGGTTATCATATTAAGGGTCCAAATAAAAGTGCACTGTTTATTCCGGATATTGATAAATGGGATAAGTGGGACAAGAATATTATTGAGGAAATACAAAAAGTAGATTATGCATTTTTAGACGCCACATTTTACAGTGGGAAAGAAATTAATAATAGAGATATTGGCGAAATTCCACATCCTCTTATCATTGAAAGTTTAGAGAAGTTTAAAGAGTTGACCGACATGGAAAAAAGCAAGATTGTTTTCATTCATTTTAACCATACCAACCCGTTATTAAATCCGGAAAGCGAAGAAAGTAAATTTGTGCTTGAGCAAGGTTTTAAAATTGGAAGACTTAATGATGTTTTCAAGTTGTAGTAGTAAATGATGATTTTGATATTTTCATTTAGAAGAAATTTTTAATAACTAATACACCTTTTAAAGTAAGTTAGTTTCTGT includes these proteins:
- a CDS encoding MBL fold metallo-hydrolase, which gives rise to MKKHILILAVLLFISCADKSTPKQTVQQVKANAIEETAIVVLGNVQDAGSPQIACKKECCADLFEHPDSQRRVVSLGLVDAEHHKSYMFEATPDIAQQMKMLTQFNAKGTNEVVNGIFLTHAHIGHYTGLMYLGKEAMDARETPVYVMPKMEDFLLNNGPWDQLVKRKNVQLHKMVEQVAIQLSDKISVTPIVVPHRDEYSETVGYHIKGPNKSALFIPDIDKWDKWDKNIIEEIQKVDYAFLDATFYSGKEINNRDIGEIPHPLIIESLEKFKELTDMEKSKIVFIHFNHTNPLLNPESEESKFVLEQGFKIGRLNDVFKL
- a CDS encoding GrpB family protein, which translates into the protein MKRTLNDLTKEDWNTLFPIALVDHNPEWKNIFENEKKRILDKVGNEKILRMEHFGSSSIPSIKSKPYIDIMIEIPKAYLFDENLIEEFTQLGYAHFKVPAREDIEEYSSFGKGYNLDGKKEQIFHIHMCPKDNVMWKQIDFRDYLNTNKKRAKEYENLKLELASKFKNDRGSYVLGKTDFIKETLELIGNN